AACCAAATTTCTTCAATACATTTGAGATATAGCTACTCTGAGATATCAAAAGCCTCCTTGACTTTCTATCTCTAAGTATCTCCATTCCTAGAATCTTCTTAGCCGGACCAAGATTCTTCATCTCAAATTCATTGCTCAACATTTCTTTGACCTTGTTTACTTCTGAAATTAGTTTACTAGCAATTAACATATCCTCTACGTATAATAATAGACACACCACTGACTTCACATGTCCTGTCTTAACATAAACACAGCAGTCATATGAGCTTCTTTTGAAACCAGATTTGATGACAAACTCATCAAATCGTTTGTACCATTGACGGGGTGACTGCTTCAGTCCGTAGAGTGATCTTTTCAGCAAGCAAACATAGTCTTCCTTTCCCTTCTCCTCAAAACATTGTGGCTGTCTCATGAGAATTTCTTCACTTAACTCTCCATGAAGAAACGCTGTTTTTACATCCATCTACTTGAGTTCTAAGTCTTCTATGGCTATCAAAGATAATAACACCTGAATTGAGGTATGTTTCACAACTGGTGAAAATATCTCATTGTAGTCGATTCCTTCTCGCTGTGTGAATCCCTTTGCCACTATCCGTGCCTTGAACCGAGCTCTTTCAACTCCAGGTATCTCATCCTTGTATCTGAATACCCATTTGCTTCCTACTATTTTCTTACCAGCTGGTTTCTTAACCAATATCCATGTTTCATTCTTGTGTAGGGAACTGATTTCCTCTCTCATAGCCTCCTCCCAATCCTTTCCATTACTGCAGCTTATAGCTTCAGCATAGGTTCTTGGTTCTTCCTCACTGAACTCAGAAACACTTAGTGCGTAATGAATCAGATCTGCAAAACCAAAACGATCTGGGGCTTTGGTGGTCCTCCTGTCCCTGTCCCTTGCTAGCTGGTAGTCTCTCAATACTTCATCTTCATCATTGTCATCATGCTCCTCTTCTTTAATGGCCTCATTATTGTCATCAATATTCTGAAATTGCTCCTGCTGTTCTGGTCTATTTTCAGCTTGGTTCTCCACCTCAAAATGCATACTAATCTCTTGGTTTGTGCCAGAATTTTCACTTTGAGGTTTCAGTGTATCTTTGTAGAGCTTGTCCTCTTCAAATACCACATCTTTGCTGATAAAATATCTGTTTTGGTTACCAGGTTCTATACTCCATAACTTGTAACCTTTGGTCCCTGTTGGATAGCCAATAAACACACCTTTAATAGCTCTTGCATCCAACTTATCCTGCTTGACATAAGCATATGCAACACAGCCGAATGTCTTCAAGTGTTCATAGCTCCCAGGATGTCCTGACCAGACTTCTAATGGGGTCTTAAAATTAATTGCTGAAGAAGGGCACCGATTGATTAGGTAGCAAGCTGTCACTACTGCCTCTCCCCAGAAATTCTTGGGTAGTCCTGAGTATATCAGCATACACCTTACCCGTTCAAGGATGATTCTGTTCATCCTCTTAGCAAggccattttgttgtggagtatgcCTCACTGTGAGATGTCTAGCAATCCCAACCTGTTTACAGAACTTggtaaaaaaattagagcaaaaCTCTAAGCCATTATCAGTCCTGAACCTTTTTATCTTCTTTCCTGTTTGGGTTTCAACCAGAGCTTTCCATTCTTTGAAGGTGTCAAATACATCACTTTTGTTCTTTAAAATATACACCCAGACAAATCTTGAAAAGTCATCAATGAGTGTAAGAAAATACCTGGCTCCACCTCGAGATATGACTCTTGAAGCCCCCCATAAGTCCGAATGGATATAATAGATTGTACCCTTTGTGTTGTGAGTTCCAACTCCAAACTTGACCCTTGTAGATTTTCCCAACACACATTGCTCACAAAAATCCAGATCATGAATTGTATTTTTACCCAGCAGCCCTTGTTTGTCCAATATTTCAAGACCCCTTTGGCTGACATGTCCGAGTCTCCTGTGCCATAGTAACGTAGAATTTACCATGACCTTTGAGGCTACTGAGACCTGGTTTTTCTTGGTGTTTCCTTGCAGTACATAAACCCCATTAATCATGGACCCCTTCATCACAGTTAGAGCTCCTTTTAGAACTTTCATGACACCTTTTTCAACTTTCAGTAAATAACCTTCTTTATCCAGCATAGCAACTGATATAAGGTTTCTCTTTATAACAGGAACATGTCTAACTTGTTTAAGTTCCACCATGGTGCCCCCAACCAATTCGAGCTTGATTGAACCTATTCCAATCACTGAGCATGCTCTATTGTCTCCTAGCTTTACAGTCCCTTCTTCAATCCTTTTGTAGTTACTGAACTGAGATTGATCTGGACAAATATGAAATGAGCACCCTGAGTCCATTACCCAATCGATTCCAGAATAGCATTTTGACACAACCATGACTCCAGAACTTTCATACCCATCACTGTTGTCTCCATCTGATGCAATATCAACATTTCCAAATCTCTTGTCTTCTCCAGACTTCTTTAATTCGGGACAATTTTTCTTCAAGTGAGTGGTTTTATGACAGATGAAGCATTTCTTAATTTTCTTTGAGCTCATCTTACCTTTCTTGTAGTTTTCTTGATACTTTCCATCCCTCCTTTGTGTTCTTTCTCGGATCAGCAAACCTTCCCCAGCAAGTTCTTCTCTTAATTCTGATTTCCTCTTCAATTCTTTAGACATCAAAGCACTCTGTACTTCTTCCAATGTCAGAGAATCCCTCCCATATAGCATAGTATCCACGAAATGCTCATAGCTATCCATGGGCAGTGAGTTCAAAACTATTATTGCTTGATCCTCATCTTCGACCTTTATGTCGATATTCTCAAGATCTAGTATAATCTTATTGAAATCATTCAAATGATCTTCAATAGATCTTCCACTCTGCATCTTGAAAGAATATAGTTTCTGTTTCAAGAATAACCTGTTAGCTAGAGATTTAGTCATGTAAAGACTCTCCAACTTTGTCCATAATCCAGCAGCAGTTGTCTCCTTTGAGACCTCTCTCAAGACTTTATCACCAAGACTAAGAATTATGGCACTGTGAGCTTTCTCGAGAATCTCCTGCTTCTCTTTCTCAGACTTGTCTTTGATCTTTCCTTCTCCAAGAAGAGCATCTTGAATCCTTTGCTGCACCAACAAAGCTCGCATCTTCACCCTCCAAAGCCCAAAGTCATTCTTCCCTGTGAACTTTTCTAAATCAAACTTTGCATTCCCCATCCTTTCAATCTCAGCTTCTTCTAGCCCTTGAAATCCCCTGGTTCGGATCAGAACCTGGCTTTGATACCAGTTTGATGAGGAACAATGATCTAATCTTCACAAACACAGAACTCACAAACATAGTGGCAACCTAAAAAGATAAATAtgaaaatatcacaaaatttctTAGACATCAAGATTAGTGTTGATCAAAGAACCTTTAGGCAAATAAGTAAGATAGATAAATACAATCTAAACCACCGTGATATTATCAAGGTATTGTTGAAAATATGGGCAATAATGTAAGACATGGAATGGAGAAGGTTGGGAGAATGAAAGCATGTACGAAAATTAATGGAATGCTCATTGCAAGAGCTCTCCCATCTCTTTTTATTAGGGCTGAACATAAAATTCGAAAAACCGAAAAAAATCGAGTACACCGACtttccgaacaccgaaaaaattaaaaccaattaaaccgaacaccgaaaaaaccgttAACAGCGTAAACCGCCACTGTTCGATCAGTATGAAAAATCCGTGCGGACCGACCGGTTTGAACCAAAACCGACCGAACTTAGAAATATGTATAGGTTATGTTATGCatatggacttttaattatgttttcaaactttcaaatttgtgaatgtaactatattctatgtatttatgttttgaaAAAGCACCAAAAtagattccaacaatccaaaatattttgtttttttttaactaaaactttctaaATATtatggaatttaaaaaaaaaaattaacttcgATTTAGTCAGTTCggtttttttctttaattggtTTGGTCGGTCGATTTTTGGATTGCACTAATCCGGATCGAAAACCGAATTCTGtatttaataatatgaaaaaaacGCTCAAAACGACTGATACTCAGCCCTACTTTTTATAGAGGGATAGAGTTCTCAACCTCCACTACATAAAAGTGAGATGAGGGACATGTGTTAATAACTTTGCCCTTTATTTTCCCCATATGGtaaagttattaacttttttctAAATAAGTCTAAGCTTGATAAGCTATCTCCTTAGGACTCTATGACGATGATGAGTCAAAAAGGGAGGTTCGGGTTTGGATCTTATTCGAGTAATAATCTATTTATGCAGAACATGCATATTGTTGTAATAATCTAAGCTTAATTTGTTAAGCTTAGGTACCATTTATTTTTACGGTGAACGCACTTGGTTCAACTACAATCTATAAGAACATAAACAAATTTATCTAAACTCACTACTGAGCTAGCCTTAGTGGCTTTAAGCTTTGGTACCATAATTTATCTTATGTATACATAGACAACCATCGAAAGGATATCATCGAGGACCAGACAATTCATCTGGAGGAATGTGAGAAGTAGAGTCAACAATCCAACGAGTATTTGGATGGTGTGACGAGTGGAAGTCTTGGCGGAACAACTCCTTTTTTTGCCAATCCTCCCATCTTTCCGCCAATCCATCCCCTTCGAGCATTCTCACCACCTCAGACATCTTCGGCCGTTCACTCGCTGTGCCTTGTGTGCAAAGAAGAGCCACTTGGATTAGCTGCTCCACCTCCTCATTGACATAATTTCCTTGTAGATTGGCATCCACCAATGTTTCCAACTTCTTATCGTTCCAGAGTCCTTTAACCTGTAATGCCACAATTGATTTGGAAAATTTGATGTAAATAAAACAACTTTTTTAAGTATGAAAAAGGTTAATAATGAACTATGTCCAAAACTCCATGGTAGACAAGATTTACATTAAAGTAGTGTTTGGTTGGAGGAATAAGaattaatatgaataaaaaaattgacaaaataaTTAGGTCTTTCCTCCCATCTTCAAATAGAATAGTCTATTAGAGTGTCTCACCTCGAATAGATGTGAGGATTCAATCAAACATATaactcatcaccaattggttttaagTTGAAACCCCATATGCCTTATCAAACCTTTCAATCTATAATTATGCAACATTTCGTTCTCAATCTCTCTACAACATTCTCTTACAATCTAACATTCATCCCTCTATCAAATTTTACACAGTCATTCCACCAAAATGATAGAAAAATCATTCCAATATTCTAAAATGCAAGCAAACAATTATTCTATTACTCCCAACCAAACATCACTATGGAAATGACAGTAATAAAGTACATACACAATCAGGGTTGTTTTAATAACCAAGATAGACAAACAGACATTGGTATGGACTACTTAGATTCAAGTGGTCATTATGCTAAAATTAAAGTGGGGTGATATGGTCTTACACATACATGCTTTCATTTGAAATACACATTGGTTCACCAACCTGATTGATTGTGTGGAATTTTCAACACAATTTACGTTGACCATTGATGAATTCAAGACATACTCTTGTAGTAATCAAAACCTATTCTAATTTTGGACTATAAGTCAAACACAAATATTTGGTAACTTGAAGATTCAAGTATATAGAAATAACAGAATTCCATGTTGGTACTTTGTTGAAAGGAAAGAAGGAATAGAATCAGATGATGCAGCATCAAGATCAAGTTTCACTTGAGATCAGAACATCTTAAAGATGTGAAAGGTTCATAGAAGACAAACTTTCATATACCAGAGAAAAACACAAGGATGAGATCTACCAGAAACACCAAATTCACCTCCCCATAACAGTCAATTAGCTTAATGCTAAAATTGGGATTTTTCTATCAATGCTTCTGCAGGTAAAGAAATATGTACAAATTTTTATAACATTGGTTgtatatatatgcatacatattttttagaaaataaatgcaaaattacaatAAAGGTGGCTTATGCAAGCCTTCAAGGTGTAGGTGTACCATGCCACTATAAAAATATAAGgtttttaatatataaaagaaaactaTTAGTCTAAAATGGCACGTAAGATTCACAAAATTGAGATACAAAAATTTTGTGAATTTCAATGACATGAATGGAACTTTGGCAAGCAAGACAAAGTTTCACCTTCAAGCTATTTCCTCTAGTAAATCTTTTATAAAAATTGTTCGAATCCAACAAGACATATACTGATAAATAGAGTCATATTCTAATTGTAggtaataaaacaaaggtttatacttttttggaccatgtatttttttccattacttatttggaccctatgttttgacaaattactttttggaccctatgttttgtaaaattgttaaaatagaaacCTAAACCCGATTtgggtcaatgttttctcaacaaaaatcacaaataacttaccaaactaacaattcagaacaaaaataaaatcattctacttaaaaactgtgttgttatattcaattttttcttcatcaaaattgagtttaggattctattttaaccattttacaaaacataacatagggtctaaaaaataatttttcaaaacacagagtccaaacaggtaatagagaaaaacacagagtccaaaaagaTATAAACCAATAAAACAAAGCATAAGTAAAGTGTGTTAAAGCTATCAAGAAGATGAAAAGTCCATACCCAATCAAATAACATGACATCATCATTTGCAAGACGGGCTAGATCATAAGCGCTCTGTCCAGTTATGAGTTCAAGAAGCATAACTCCATATCCAAAAACATCAGTTTTCTCTGAAGATTTTCCAGTTGAAAGGTACTCCGGTGCTATATACCCAACAGTGCCACGCACAGCAGTAGTAACATGAGTATCTTTATGATCCATAAGTTTAGCCAACCCAAAGTCTCCAACAACTGCCTCAAATTCCTCATCTAACAATATGTTTGCAGTTTTGACACCACGGTGAATAATTTTAGGATCACATTCATCGTGCAAATAAGCAAGGCCCCTTGCAGATCCCAATGAGATACGTTTTCGTATTTCCCAATCAAGTGGGGACTGTGAACCAGGACATTCTGCAGTCATcaacaaaaaaatattatcacTGAAAGTAGCTTATTTAAAAAAGATATACCATAATATACTTCTTGTTAACCTCCTTCAGTTTCCTATATGAAATTGTCAATCCACAACTATACTTGACAATGTTATTTTAGGACCAAATGAATTATCATACTATTGATAACTCCTGCCTTCATTCTCTTTCTCTATATTCTTTTTCTTTGCTGTTTCTGTTTTTGATAGTGTTCAAACAACCCAATTTTGTTGCCTACAAATTAAACCAAGCAGTCCCTAACACCTAGAGCACCCTTGCTGCAGCAttggagtattttttttttttgttggcccTGAAATCGGAGCAATTTGCAAGAAAGAAATTGAAAGCATTTCTCAACAAGTAAAACAGAAATAAAACCACAGCACATACAAAGCTAAGAAAGTACCTCTTAAACAAGATGCAACACTCCCATTAGCCATATATGGGTACACAAGCAACCGTTCGGTTGATGTCAAGCAAAATCCACGTAGACGAAGTAGATTACGGTGTCGAGCAATGCTGATCATTTCTAGTTCTGTTTGGAACTGTAGCACCCCACCTTGGGTACGCTCTTTTTTAAGCCTTTTTACTGCAACTAGAGAGCCATCAGCTAAGTGCCCTTTATAAACCTTGCCAAATCCACCTCTGCCTATAATATTTGTATCGCTATAATTATCAGTAGCAACTTGAAGCTCCCTCAGAGTAAACCTTTTAAGCTGTCCCAGAAGGACCTCTGGATGCTCAGCTGTGAAAATTATAAGTGAGAGGCATGCATCATTTACAGAAAACTATCACTAATTGAAATGAAACTTTTACTAATTCACCAACCAGGTACATGAAAGAAATGATTCTGTCGTTTCCTTCTCCAATACCAGGTAAGAGCAATTGCAGAAACAGCGAAAAGAAGAGCAGCACCAGCAGCAACTCCTCCAGCAATAAGTCTAGttttactactactgctacctaCAATATTCACCAGATTAAGTGTTGAGAAACTAAATGATGCAAAATACATATTAAATAATTAGAATTCATATTGTTAGGatgattatattttattataaacttATTTTCTTAATATCTAAGTTTTATTTAATTGAGTTTATTAGAGTTTTTGTACACCTTAAATCCTAAAGTTTGTTTCCTAGTTGAATTAAGATTTGTTGTTTGCCTATTCATAATATTGTTTTCATTACTAGTCAGACTTCTTATATGATTATAAATCATTGAGATTTTTCTCTCTAATTCTTTATCTATCCTTGTTCTTTTTACAAATTCTTGTACGCCTCTCTATTCTTCTTTTCTAGGCTagttcttttatatatttttccctTCATCCTACTTCACTAAACCTCTCTCAAGAAGCTACATCCCAAAGGTAAAGAAACTCAAAGCCTTAATCATTAATGCAGTGCACAGACCACTAAACTCCAgtacttgataaaaaaaattaagatttgtATCCTCCAAAGAGCATGCACTACTAATCTATGAGGGAAGTACTTAGATTAGTGATACTCTTAGAAATTGGACaccaaactttaaaaaaatctGAATAAGCTATACAATTTGAAACAGCAGAGAGAAATAAAAAGACTGCTAAGACCCACAATCATCCTCGTCcaatttttatttctatttttgacCAGTGGAAGGATCACTTGAGTATAAAACTGAAGGGGAGGGACTCCTTCTCGCCAACAAGCTAATTGTCTACCCAAATAGTATACAAAGTCAAAATATGAGCCGCTAAAAAACGATATAAAACGAAGCTACCCCGGAAATATAGACAAAACAACTTGAGACCACTCAATTGAGTCCGAGCGAAACAAACTGCTTGagcaaaaaaaagaaaataaaataaaatacctaCATGAAATAACCTCTAGGTAAAATGGGGTATATTCATTATGGtatattgaaaattttccattGAATTTCACAAGGCATGAAAAATTAATAAGAGACTACTTGGAAGCTATGAAAAGCATATCATTTCACCTGCGGAACCAGATGGTGTTGGAGTTATAGAAGCTGGTAGTGAAACTGGTAACTCGATTAGTTGATTATTTAGAAAACTGCAAAAGAGCAACTTAGCAGTCTTAACTGATTTTTGTCATGTCAAAGGACCAACCAACAGAAGGTTGTTTTAAAAGAAGTTGTTTCCAACGAACCTGGTGGGGGGAAATAATTCAAAAGAACCATTAACTGGAATATGTCCAGACAGCTTGTTGTTTGAAAGATCCCTGCATCTCACAAGGTAAAATAAATTGTTTTATTCCtggcaaaataaaaatattaagaatTTCTTATTGTTATTTCAAATAAACTTACAAGACTTGCAGTGAGTCAAGACCTGTTAAAGTCATAGGAATAGTCCCTGACAAACTGTTGTTGTTGAGACGTCTGTTCAACAGAGCAGAAAACGTTATTGTTTACAATCACAGTCATGCTTATTCATCCTAACCTAATCACAATTTATATGTGAAAGAAacaaacaaaatttaaacaagaaTATTATATAGTCTCATGAACATATCAACCTCATTTTCCATAGGTTTATTTCTTACGTTTAATCATAAAGAAATAGCAATAGAAACTTTAACAAGAAAGCTACCTTTCTCAGGTCGATATATGGCATAAATAACTCACAAAACAAAGCATATCATATCATATCGTCATATCATTCCAAGTctagtaaaaattatttagattaCCACTACCAAAAGATGTAGGTGAAGGATGTGTATTCATACAGGAAACGTAGTTTTCCAAGCTTCCCTAGTGTGGCTGGAATCGAACCATTTAATTTGTTACAGGAAAGTTCCAAGCTCACCAAGTTTGTCAAACTTCCGAGCTCTTCTGGGATTTTCCCACTTATATTATTGCTAGAAAGTTCCCTGTCAATAAAATTTAACAAGCAACAAGAAAATACTAAAAGCATATCCCAACTATGACACATAAATCATGAAGTTGTGTTATTTGGTACAACTCTAAACTGAGGATGGGGAACAATGTTGTGGCACAACCCACTGCAATCAAAACTCTTTCAATAGATTGAACCATAATTGTAGAGAGAAGTGACATTGCAAAACAAATGATCCACCGATTCTCCATCAAGCTTAAGTAAAACGCACCACCTAGGAGACAAGACTGAAAAGGCCTTTCTTTCTGTATCACCTCACCTCTTGTACACTAAGGCATCCCCGTAGCAGCAATTATAccaaaaatgttacttttgatgGACAAAAAAAAAGCTTTTTCTTAAGTTAAGTGCAATCTTTTAAACTACTCAGTGATTTTTGCTGCAAATATTTCTAAAAAAACCGAATTTGAGTCAGCTGAACTAAAACTATGACTTACAAGTACTGTAGATTCGTTAGCTGACCAAGTTGAGGAACCAATGTACCAGTTACATTTGCATTTGCAAGATCACTGGATGAGTTCAAAAACGAAATCATATAAAATCACCATCTCAATAACAATATGAGCAAAGTCAATTGTACAAAAGCCATGTCACAGAGTAAACAAAGCTTACACTCGAGTAACACTTGATTCGTTATTGCAGGTAATGTGATTCCATCTGCAGGGGGGCTCAACAAGTGTGGCATTCCAATTCTCAAAAACATTGCTGGGATCAACTAAGTTGGTCTTAAACGCAATTAGGGCATCACCTATACTTTCATTTTCCAGGAAACCAAACAGCACCCCCTTATTAAAAATTGAGCACAAAAAATAAATTCaacaaacaaataataaaacaTACCTTCTGAAATAGCATATAGTTTTCTGAGCAAGCCAAA
The Humulus lupulus chromosome 6, drHumLupu1.1, whole genome shotgun sequence DNA segment above includes these coding regions:
- the LOC133783511 gene encoding BRASSINOSTEROID INSENSITIVE 1-associated receptor kinase 1-like isoform X3, yielding METRERRRRLISVISGSAFLWLILLFGLLRKLYAISEGDALIAFKTNLVDPSNVFENWNATLVEPPCRWNHITCNNESSVTRVDLANANVTGTLVPQLGQLTNLQYLELSSNNISGKIPEELGSLTNLVSLELSCNKLNGSIPATLGKLGKLRFLRLNNNSLSGTIPMTLTGSSSSKTRLIAGGVAAGAALLFAVSAIALTWYWRRKRQNHFFHVPAEHPEVLLGQLKRFTLRELQVATDNYSDTNIIGRGGFGKVYKGHLADGSLVAVKRLKKERTQGGVLQFQTELEMISIARHRNLLRLRGFCLTSTERLLVYPYMANGSVASCLRECPGSQSPLDWEIRKRISLGSARGLAYLHDECDPKIIHRGVKTANILLDEEFEAVVGDFGLAKLMDHKDTHVTTAVRGTVGYIAPEYLSTGKSSEKTDVFGYGVMLLELITGQSAYDLARLANDDVMLFDWVKGLWNDKKLETLVDANLQGNYVNEEVEQLIQVALLCTQGTASERPKMSEVVRMLEGDGLAERWEDWQKKELFRQDFHSSHHPNTRWIVDSTSHIPPDELSGPR
- the LOC133783511 gene encoding BRASSINOSTEROID INSENSITIVE 1-associated receptor kinase 1-like isoform X1 → METRERRRRLISVISGSAFLWLILLFGLLRKLYAISEGDALIAFKTNLVDPSNVFENWNATLVEPPCRWNHITCNNESSVTRVDLANANVTGTLVPQLGQLTNLQYLELSSNNISGKIPEELGSLTNLVSLELSCNKLNGSIPATLGKLGKLRFLRLNNNSLSGTIPMTLTGLDSLQVLDLSNNKLSGHIPVNGSFELFPPTSFLNNQLIELPVSLPASITPTPSGSAGSSSSKTRLIAGGVAAGAALLFAVSAIALTWYWRRKRQNHFFHVPAEHPEVLLGQLKRFTLRELQVATDNYSDTNIIGRGGFGKVYKGHLADGSLVAVKRLKKERTQGGVLQFQTELEMISIARHRNLLRLRGFCLTSTERLLVYPYMANGSVASCLRECPGSQSPLDWEIRKRISLGSARGLAYLHDECDPKIIHRGVKTANILLDEEFEAVVGDFGLAKLMDHKDTHVTTAVRGTVGYIAPEYLSTGKSSEKTDVFGYGVMLLELITGQSAYDLARLANDDVMLFDWVKGLWNDKKLETLVDANLQGNYVNEEVEQLIQVALLCTQGTASERPKMSEVVRMLEGDGLAERWEDWQKKELFRQDFHSSHHPNTRWIVDSTSHIPPDELSGPR
- the LOC133783511 gene encoding BRASSINOSTEROID INSENSITIVE 1-associated receptor kinase 1-like isoform X5 codes for the protein METRERRRRLISVISGSAFLWLILLFGLLRKLYAISEGDALIAFKTNLVDPSNVFENWNATLVEPPCRWNHITCNNESSVTRVDLANANVTGTLVPQLGQLTNLQYLRLNNNSLSGTIPMTLTGSSSSKTRLIAGGVAAGAALLFAVSAIALTWYWRRKRQNHFFHVPAEHPEVLLGQLKRFTLRELQVATDNYSDTNIIGRGGFGKVYKGHLADGSLVAVKRLKKERTQGGVLQFQTELEMISIARHRNLLRLRGFCLTSTERLLVYPYMANGSVASCLRECPGSQSPLDWEIRKRISLGSARGLAYLHDECDPKIIHRGVKTANILLDEEFEAVVGDFGLAKLMDHKDTHVTTAVRGTVGYIAPEYLSTGKSSEKTDVFGYGVMLLELITGQSAYDLARLANDDVMLFDWVKGLWNDKKLETLVDANLQGNYVNEEVEQLIQVALLCTQGTASERPKMSEVVRMLEGDGLAERWEDWQKKELFRQDFHSSHHPNTRWIVDSTSHIPPDELSGPR
- the LOC133783511 gene encoding BRASSINOSTEROID INSENSITIVE 1-associated receptor kinase 1-like isoform X2: METRERRRRLISVISGSAFLWLILLFGLLRKLYAISEGDALIAFKTNLVDPSNVFENWNATLVEPPCRWNHITCNNESSVTRVDLANANVTGTLVPQLGQLTNLQYLRLNNNSLSGTIPMTLTGLDSLQVLDLSNNKLSGHIPVNGSFELFPPTSFLNNQLIELPVSLPASITPTPSGSAGSSSSKTRLIAGGVAAGAALLFAVSAIALTWYWRRKRQNHFFHVPAEHPEVLLGQLKRFTLRELQVATDNYSDTNIIGRGGFGKVYKGHLADGSLVAVKRLKKERTQGGVLQFQTELEMISIARHRNLLRLRGFCLTSTERLLVYPYMANGSVASCLRECPGSQSPLDWEIRKRISLGSARGLAYLHDECDPKIIHRGVKTANILLDEEFEAVVGDFGLAKLMDHKDTHVTTAVRGTVGYIAPEYLSTGKSSEKTDVFGYGVMLLELITGQSAYDLARLANDDVMLFDWVKGLWNDKKLETLVDANLQGNYVNEEVEQLIQVALLCTQGTASERPKMSEVVRMLEGDGLAERWEDWQKKELFRQDFHSSHHPNTRWIVDSTSHIPPDELSGPR
- the LOC133783511 gene encoding BRASSINOSTEROID INSENSITIVE 1-associated receptor kinase 1-like isoform X4, with product MCHSWDMLLVFSCCLLNFIDRELSSNNISGKIPEELGSLTNLVSLELSCNKLNGSIPATLGKLGKLRFLRLNNNSLSGTIPMTLTGLDSLQVLDLSNNKLSGHIPVNGSFELFPPTSFLNNQLIELPVSLPASITPTPSGSAGSSSSKTRLIAGGVAAGAALLFAVSAIALTWYWRRKRQNHFFHVPAEHPEVLLGQLKRFTLRELQVATDNYSDTNIIGRGGFGKVYKGHLADGSLVAVKRLKKERTQGGVLQFQTELEMISIARHRNLLRLRGFCLTSTERLLVYPYMANGSVASCLRECPGSQSPLDWEIRKRISLGSARGLAYLHDECDPKIIHRGVKTANILLDEEFEAVVGDFGLAKLMDHKDTHVTTAVRGTVGYIAPEYLSTGKSSEKTDVFGYGVMLLELITGQSAYDLARLANDDVMLFDWVKGLWNDKKLETLVDANLQGNYVNEEVEQLIQVALLCTQGTASERPKMSEVVRMLEGDGLAERWEDWQKKELFRQDFHSSHHPNTRWIVDSTSHIPPDELSGPR